DNA sequence from the Numida meleagris isolate 19003 breed g44 Domestic line unplaced genomic scaffold, NumMel1.0 unplaced_Scaffold743, whole genome shotgun sequence genome:
GTCACTGCCACCACCACATCACCACCACCACGACGTCACCGCCACCACCACGTCAGCGCAAACAAGGACGTCACCGTGAAAGTGACGTCACTGCCATGATGACGTCACCGCCGTAACGATGTCACCGTGACAACAACATAATCACAACACTGTTGCCAGCACAGCAATTACGTCACTGTGACAATGACATCACCACAACGGCATCACCACAATGACATCACCACAATGACATCACCACAATGGCATCACCACAATGACATCACCGCGACAATGACATTGTGTCACAATCAGTGGCACTGATATCGCCACGACAACGATGTCACCATGACAATGACATCACGCCGTCCACGACATCACCACAATGATGTCGGCATGACGAGAATGTCACCGCAATGACATCACCCCACTGACATCACCCCAAGGACACCGTCACAATGACATCACCACAACGACATCACCGTGAAACCACCGTGACAAATGACGTCACCGCATCAATGACATCACCGTGACACTGCCATCTCCACGATGACATCACAACAGTGACACCACCACGATGATGTCAACACAACAACATCACCATCACGCTGCTGGGACGATGACGTCACCGCATCAGTGATGTCACCATGACACCGACGTCACCAGGACAATGACATCACCAGCACAATGACGTCACCAGCACACTGACGTCACCAGAATGATGATGTCACCGGCATGATGATGTCACTGGGACAATGCTGTCACCAGGACAATGACGTCACCATCATGATGATGTCACCGGCACGATGACGTCACTGGGACAATGGCATCACCAGCACGACGTCGTCACCGGCACAATGCCGTCACCGGCACCATGACGTCACCGGGATGACGCCGTCACCAGCACCGTGACAGCACGACGCTGTCACCAGGATGATGCCATCACCAGCGCGATGACGTCAGCAGCGCGATGCCGTCACCGGGACGATGACGTCACTGGGACGATGACGTCACCAGCGTGATGACATCACCAGGACCATGCCGTCACCAGCACGATGACGTCACCAGCGCCACGCCGTCACCAGGAGGATGACATCACCAGCACGATAACCTCGCCAGCGCGACGACCTCGCCGGGACGATGACGTCACCGGGACGATGACGTCACCAGGAGGATGACGTCACCAGCACGACGCTATCACCAGGACGACGCTATCACCAGGACGACGCCATCACCAGCGCCATGACATCACCAGGACAATGCCGTCACCAGCGCCACGCCGTCACCAGGAGGATGACATCACCAGCACGATAACCTCGCCAGTGCGATGACGTCACCAGGAGGATGACGTCACCAGGAGGATGATGTCACCAGGAGGATGCCGTCACCAGCGCCACGCCGTCACCAGGAGGATGACGTCACCAGCGCGATAACCTCGCCAGCGCGACGACCTCGCCGGGACGATGACGTCACCGGGACGATGACGTCACCAGGAGGATGACGTCACCAGCATGACGCCATCACGAGGACGACGCCATCACCAGGACGACGCCGTCACCAGGACCACGCCATCACTGGCACGATGACATCACCAGGAGGATGAGGTCACCAGGAGGATGACGTCACCAGCGCGATAACCTCGCCAGCGCGACGACCTCACCGGGACGATGACGTCACCGGGACTATGATGTCACCAGGACGACGCCATCACCAGCGCCATGACATCACCAGGACAATGCCGTCACCAGCGCCACGCCGTCACCAGTGCGATGACATCACCAGCGCGACGACCTCGCCAGTGCGATGACCTCGCCGGGACGATGACGTCACCGGGAGGATGACGTCACCGGAAGGATGACGTCACCGGAAGGATGACGTCACCGGCGCTTACCGGATGATGCCGAAGTCGTCGAAGTATCCCCCGCGGCCCTCGGTGCCGAAGGGCTCCTTGAACGTCAGCACCACGCACGCCACGTTGTCCCGGTTCCAGATGGGCCCGAAGATCCGGTTCCCGAACCTGCAGCCAACGCAGACCCACACCTCGGACACGGCCCTGCCCCCCAagtgccagccctgccccaccTGAGCACCATGAGGCTGCTGGACTGCCCCCCAAGTGCCAGCCCTGCCCCCcaagctgtggggctgccccacttGAGCACCATGAGGCTCTGCACCATCTCCTTGCCCAGGCAGTGATTGATGCGGTAGATCTGCTCCTTGCAGAACAGCCCTGCCCCCCATTGAAAGCTCTGCCCCCCAAGTGCCGGCCCTGCCCCCCAAGTGCCAGCTCTGCCCCCCAAGTGCCATCCCTGCCCCACCTGAGCCCCATGAGGCTCTGCACCATCACCTTGCCCAGGCAGTGATTGATGCAGTAGATCTGCTCCTCGCGgaacagctctgccccacaagTAAGGCTATCCNNNNNNNNNNNNNNNNNNNNNNNNNNNNNNNNNNNNNNNNNNNNNNNNNNNNNNNNNNNNNNNNNNNNNNNNNNNNNNNNNNNNNNNNNNNNNNNNNNNNNNNNNNNNNNNNNNNNNNNNNNNNNNNNNNNNNNNNNNNNNNNNNNNNNNNNNNNNNNNNNNNNNNNNNNNNNNNNNNNNNNNNNNNNNNNNNNNNNNNNNNNNNNNNNNNNNNNNNNNNNNNNNNNNNNNNNNNNNNNNNNNNNNNNNNNNNNNNNNNNNNNNNNNNNNNNNNNNNNNNNNNNNNNNNNNNNNNNNNNNNNNNNNNNNNNNNNNNNNNNNNNNNNNNNNNNNNNNNNNNNNNNNNNNNNNNNNNNNNNNNNNNNNNNNNNNNNNNNNNNNNNNNNNNNNNNNNNNNNNNNNNNNNNNNNNNNNNNNNNNNNNNNNNNNNNNNNNNNNNNNNNNNNNNNNNNNNNNNNNNNNNNNNNNNNNNNNNNNNNNNNNNNNNNNNNNNNNNNNNNNNNNNNNNNNNNNNNNNNNNNNNNNNNNNNNNNNNNNNNNNNNNNNNNNNNNNNNNNNNNNNNNNNNNNNNNNNNNNNNNNNNNNNNNNNNNNNNNNNNNNNNNNNNNNNNNNNNNNNNNNNNNNNNNNNNNNNNNNNNNNNNNNNNNNNNNNNNNNNNNNNNNNNNNNNNNNNNNNNNNNNNNNNNNNNNNNNNNNNNNNNNNNNNNNNNNNNNNNNNNNNNNNNNNNNNNNNNNNNNNNNNNNNNNNNNNNNNNNNNNNNNNNNNNNNNNNNNNNNNNNNNNNNNNNNNNNNNNNNNNNNNNNNNNNNNNNNNNNNNNNNNNNNNNNNNNNNNNNNNNNNNNNNNNNNNNNNNNNNNNNNNNNNNNNNNNNNNNNNNNNNNNNNNNNNNNNNNNNNNNNNNNNNNNNNNNNNNNNNNNNNNNNNNNNNNNNNNNNNNNNNNNNNNNNNNNNNNNNNNNNNNNNNNNNNNNNNNNNNNNNNNNNNNNNNNNNNNNNNNNNNNNNNNNNNNNNNNNNNNNNNNNNNNNNNNNNNNNNNNNNNNNNNNNNNNNNNNNNNNNNNNNNNNNNNNNNNNNNNNNNNNNNNNNNNNNNNNNNNNNNNNNNNNNNNNNNNNNNNNNNNNNNNNNNNNNNNNNNNNNNNNNNNNNNNNNNNNNNNNNNNNNNNNNNNNNNNNNNNNNNNNNNNNNNNNNNNNNNNNNNNNNNNNNNNNNNNNNNNNNNNNNNNNNNNNNNNNNNNNNNNNNNNNNNNNNNNNNNNNNNNNNNNNNNNNNNNNNNNNNNNNNNNNNNNNNNNNNNNNNNNNNNNNNNNNNNNNNNNNNNNNNNNNNNNNNNNNNNNNNNNNNNNNNNNNNNNNNNNNNNNNNNNNNNNNNNNNNNNNNNNNNNNNNNNNNNNNNNNNNNNNNNNNNNNNNNNNNNNNNNNNNNNNNNNNNNNNNNNNNNNNNNNNNNNNNNNNNNNNNNNNNNNNNNNNNNNNNNNNNNNNNNNNNNNNNNNNNNNNNNNNNNCTCTGCCCCCCAAGTGCCGGCCCTGCCCCCCAAGTGCCATCCCTGCCCCACCTGAGCACCATGAGGCTCTGCACCATCTCCTTGCCCAGGCAGTGATTGATGCAGTACATCTGCTCCTTGCAgaacagctctgccccacaacTGAAAGCTCTGCCCCCCAAGTGCCGGCCCTGCCCCCCAagtgccagccctgccccaccTGAGCACCATGAGGCTCTGCACCATCTCCTTTCCCAGGTAGTGGTCGATGCGGTAGATCTGCTCCTCGCGGAACAGGGCGCTCAGCTGCCGCGTCAGCTCCTCCGAGGACGCCAGGTCGCGGCCGAACGGCTTCTCCACGATCACGCGGTTCCACCTGCGCCCCACACCGagccccacactgtgccccatgGCTGGACCCACACCACCACGCGGCTCCACCTGCGCCCCACACCGtgccccacactgtgccccatgGCCCGACCCACACCACCACACGGCTCCACCTGTGCCCCACACCGtgccccacactgtgccccacgGCCCGACCCACACCACCACGCGGTTCCACCTGCACCCCACAGCCCGACCCACACCACCACGCGGCTCCACCTGtgccccacactgtgccccacgGCCCGACCCACACCACCACGCGGCTCCACCTGCGCCCCACACCGtgccccacactgtgccccatgGCCTGACCCACACCACCACGCGGCTCCACCTGCGNACCACCACGCGGCTCCACCTGCGCCCCACACCGtgccccacactgtgccccatgGCCTGACCCACACCACCACGCGGCTCCACCTGCGCCCCACAGCCCGACCCACACCACCACGTGGCTCCACTTGtgccccacactgtgccccacgGCCTGACCCACACCACCACATGGTTCCACCTGCACCCCACACCGtgccccacactgtgccccacagccgGACCCACACCACCACGCGGCTCCacctgtgccccacagcccGACCCACACCACCACGCGGCTCCacctgtgccccacagcccGACCCACACCACCACGCGGTTCCACCTGCGCCCCACACTGCACCCCATGGCCTGACCCACACCACCACATGGTTCCACCTGCgccccacactgtgccccacagcccaACCCACACCATCATGCAGTTCCACCTGCGCCCCATGCGGCGCCCCACGGCCCGACCCACACCATCACACGGTTCCACCTGCGCCCCACACCGtgccccacactgtgccccatgGCTGGACCCACACCACCACGCGGCTCCACCTGTGCCCCACGCTGTGCCCCACGGCCCGACCCACACCACCACGCGGTTCCACCTGCGCCCCACACCGtgccccacactgtgccccacgGCCCGACCCACACCACCACGCGGCTCTACCTGCgccccacactgtgccccacagccgGACCCACACCATCACACGGTTCCACCTGCGCCCCACACCGtgccccacactgtgccccacagccgGACCCACACCACCACGCAGCTCCACCTGCaccccacactgtgccccacactgtgccccacagccgGACCCACACCACCATGCGGCTCCACCTGCGCCCCACGGCCCGACCCACACCACCACGCGGTTCCACCTGCGCCCCACACCGTGCCCCACACCGTGCCCCACGGCCGGACCCACACCACCACGCGGCTCCACCTGCGCCCCACACGGTGCCCCACGGCCTGACCCACACCACCACGCGGCTCCACCTGCgccccacactgtgccccacactgtgccccacgGCCCGACCCACACCATCATGAGGCCACCGAGACTGAGCACAGATGGAGAGCGCAAAGGGAGGAGACCCCAAAAAAAGACCCCAAAGGAGGAGACCCCAAAGGAAAAGATCCCGAAGGAGAAGATCCCGAAGGAGAAGATCCCAAAGGAGGAGACCCCAAAAAGAGACCCCAAAAAGAGACCCCAA
Encoded proteins:
- the G6PD gene encoding glucose-6-phosphate 1-dehydrogenase, encoding MGHSVGLGVGRRWNRVIVEKPFGRDLASSEELTRQLSALFREEQIYRIDHYLGKEMVQSLMVLRFGNRIFGPIWNRDNVACVVLTFKEPFGTEGRGGYFDDFGIIR